In the genome of bacterium, one region contains:
- a CDS encoding tetratricopeptide repeat protein yields the protein MAACAGARLVLELDPGNLVALAILAFLRNRCAVECGNECITEARQTLRRAIAEREPCADASYYLGLMESEEGRRDLARRHFKTALRIDPDHERARRQLTLAEIRDRSSRQMGFRG from the coding sequence ATGGCGGCCTGCGCCGGCGCACGTCTGGTCCTGGAGCTCGATCCGGGAAATCTCGTCGCTTTGGCCATTTTGGCCTTTTTACGCAACCGGTGCGCCGTGGAATGCGGCAACGAGTGCATCACGGAAGCTCGCCAGACCCTGCGGCGCGCGATCGCCGAACGTGAACCGTGCGCCGACGCGAGCTATTATCTTGGCTTGATGGAAAGCGAAGAAGGGCGGCGCGACCTGGCGCGCCGTCATTTCAAAACAGCGTTACGGATCGACCCGGACCACGAACGCGCCAGGCGGCAGTTGACCCTCGCGGAAATCCGCGATCGATCGAGTCGGCAAATGGGTTTTCGCGGATGA